The Lepeophtheirus salmonis chromosome 13, UVic_Lsal_1.4, whole genome shotgun sequence genome segment AATGACGGtaaggattattattatattaagtataaatatctGTTAATTTACGTcgagttttttaatatttttttccctctctaAACAATTGAAGTTTGTGTATTTCTTTTTCGCGTGCAGTCTTAACCAAGTATTGCGCGTAGAGTACAAACATCATACCCAAAATACGTTTTCCTTTTCaaccctttttatttattattatttttttagttggggGTCATGACTCTGCCGAAGACGCATTGGCAGCCTTGGATTTAATGAAAGTCAAAGTCAAATCAGatgtgaaaaaattacaacagGACTCCTTAAAGCAACGATGATACCTATCTACTTcatagtaattatatatataaatatatatttgtaaattaagagaaatattttataggtttaaaATTATGAGttgaaaaacaactaaatatccgtttctacatatttaattatttaaaagtttgctTATAAAAGAGAGAGATGTTattagtatttatgtatatatgatagTATCAGCAGTAGTATACCTATGATTTAAATGTCGTATGATGAGGGGGGTAATGATATTTGGAGGAAGAGAAtggttgtatatttatatatattgtggaAGGGCGAAACGCACGCACGCCCAACCATGGCTATTTTCGGAGAATagtaaaattgaatacaatttgTTCCACTTATTTTTGGTCCTTAGGATTTAGTTATAATTTCATTCTCAACATGAATTATCCTTTGAGGGTAATTTCCTTATTTCTCCTCTCCTGCCTCGTACATTCCAAAGATGTACCCTCACTTCAGGTTGATGTGACTAGAGAAATGAATTGTGCGGAAACTCGGAAAGCTGGTGAAGGAGATAAAGTGACTGTTCACTATGGTGGATTTCTGAGGGATGGGACAAAATTTGATTCCTCATTTGATAGATCAAAACCCTTTACATTCCCCTTAGGAAAGGGTAAAGTGATCCCTGGATGGGATAGTGGTCTTATTGGGGTATGCCCTGGTGAAGAAAGACATTTAGTTGTGCCTTCACATTTAGCATATGGAGATCGTGGAGCTGGAGATGTGATCCCACCCGGTGCTACATTGCTATTTGACATTGTTGTAGTCAAAATTGAGCAGGTACCTACGCAGAAAGAGATACAAGAGGAGCAAAATCGTATCCAGCAACAACAAGAGGAAGAGGAGGAGAAAAGACGTGCCGAAGAAGCTCAAAAGTTGAAAGAGCAACAACAAGTGGCAGACTATGATTACTATGAGGATTCCTCTGATCCTTGTGGCGGCGGTCAATTACAACAGGAAGTTATATATATTCCTAGAAACTGCCAAAAAAAGTCCCGATCCGGTGACAAACTCTCCATGCATTATACTGGAAAACTCTACGATACAGGAGTTAAATTTGATTCTTCAAGAGACAGAAATAAGGCATTTGATTTTACTCTCGGAATAGGACAAGTGATTGCGGGATGGGATGAAGGGGTAAAGGATATGTGTGTAGGTGAGAAAAGGACTTTGGTTGTTCCTCCTGGAATGGCTTATGGAGAGAGAGGTGTTGGTAACGTCATACCAGAGTGTGCTACGCTTATTTTCGAAGTGGAATTAGTCGACATTAAGAACTAATGATCAATCATTTGTCAGTAAATCATTTACATTGCTCAGTTTTGTTAGTAATATTTGTATACAGTATACTACTTCCACTATAGGTTGCTGTGTATGCGTGTATCTTTGACATTTTacgtatacaaaaaataaatttattccattTGTTATAACTACTATTTctgtttgttaaaataattataatcatccATAATATTTAAGCACATAGTTgtcattatttgtaatattatctCCTGTGTGTACTCTATCTCATCAGTTGATCACTTTCTTCGTGgcaattattagaaatttacttttttatttattgtatatatacatattagtggcggttcattttctttaaaagaaagtcGTAAATTGATTTCTACcatgtaatatgtatgtactacataatatttcatttcacaCTGTGGTTTTTGTAGTGGAAGAATAAAATGAGGCATTTCATGGATTGTTTTCTGAAACTATGCACATTCCCGTACATAAAAGTATGGGTTTAGTGAGTTTGAATTGTATCTGGGAAAAGGAGGGAAGTCTGGAGAGTGTATGCGGTTTCAATCattcttattcttttaaagttgtagtatgaatatatatgatattattaattatgttcctACAACTTAGAGGGGAATGATTGAACGAACaaactacaaaatatacataaatagtgaATATTCATCCtttcattatataaatggtTATGTGGTTCTCTCGAGTTGCAAATCCCTGCATTGTTGGTATTCTAGGAATGAAACGCACATACCATTTACATTGaactcatttaataaaaaattatgcacaTAATGTATAAAAGCCTTTAAGTAGTAATGCTGGCCTTGAATATATGGAGAGgtaaggataaaatatttgatgatttctattataaataaatatgttattgaaGTTACAAATCTTCAGTATAAAGCACATAAACGCACGATATATCCACTTAAATTGTTCCAAGGACAATGTCAGATTTCACGAATAGGTAGATCATTATGTTGAATACTTGTGCATTTTTTTGCCCATtcctttattgatataattatgcatgtatttttttctaattgatgTAGAATCTATTTAGTAGCAATGGTTTTCATTATACAATCAGTGATTAATATCGCATcgtttataatcatttatttctcaaaaaagaattatataaatctttaaataaagacCTTGATGTGCAATGTGGGGTCAGAACaactttctctctctttttcattGACGGGTATTGgtgtaattagtaattacatatCAGTTGAATGATTTATAAGATGTATAAGTGTTGAGAAACAATTCATTTCCCCACACTACTTACCTACGTCAAGAAAGGTGAAGGGCCAGAagattgttatttaattatcaagaacaatttgaagaagttGTAAGAATTACATTCCTTGactaaacataattaaaagcGTTTCCTATATTAATCCTATCTACATAgcatacatagatatttattttccttaaattatGATTGTCATCTTTAAAACACGTCTAAATTAAGgacttttataaaactattgtaCAACAATATATGGCTAAAAAATTCTTAGACACGAATTCACtg includes the following:
- the LOC121128764 gene encoding peptidyl-prolyl cis-trans isomerase FKBP9 is translated as MNYPLRVISLFLLSCLVHSKDVPSLQVDVTREMNCAETRKAGEGDKVTVHYGGFLRDGTKFDSSFDRSKPFTFPLGKGKVIPGWDSGLIGVCPGEERHLVVPSHLAYGDRGAGDVIPPGATLLFDIVVVKIEQVPTQKEIQEEQNRIQQQQEEEEEKRRAEEAQKLKEQQQVADYDYYEDSSDPCGGGQLQQEVIYIPRNCQKKSRSGDKLSMHYTGKLYDTGVKFDSSRDRNKAFDFTLGIGQVIAGWDEGVKDMCVGEKRTLVVPPGMAYGERGVGNVIPECATLIFEVELVDIKN